In Geothermobacter ehrlichii, a genomic segment contains:
- a CDS encoding DUF362 domain-containing protein → MSRSCHLQPFESFGESLPLALAAIGAEERLAGQKTVIIKPNLVTDDPPPVTLPVEAAMVLVRWLRKRTDARIIIAEGTGDRLHSTIKVFDHLGYMDLADRYNLKLIDLNQAPVTELNRDDCRVFPQFYLPEILLDAFVISFAVLKAHSLADVTLSMKNMIGCAPPSFYQQGGHWKKSAFHRQMHRAIFELNLYRKPDLALIDASVGLAEHHLGGPVCDPPPNRIVAGFDPVAVDAAGALLLGKDWRQIPHITLADGVLGDATIGETAFRMAQRAESEAKH, encoded by the coding sequence ATGAGCCGGAGTTGCCACCTGCAGCCCTTCGAAAGCTTCGGCGAGTCCCTGCCGCTGGCGCTGGCCGCCATCGGCGCCGAAGAACGCCTCGCCGGCCAAAAAACCGTCATCATCAAACCGAACCTGGTGACCGACGACCCGCCGCCGGTCACCCTGCCGGTCGAAGCGGCCATGGTGCTGGTGCGCTGGCTGCGCAAGCGGACCGACGCCCGCATCATCATCGCCGAGGGGACCGGCGACCGGCTGCACTCGACCATCAAGGTCTTCGACCACCTCGGCTACATGGACCTGGCCGATCGCTACAACCTGAAACTGATCGACCTGAACCAGGCGCCGGTCACCGAACTGAACCGGGACGACTGCCGGGTCTTTCCCCAATTCTATCTGCCGGAAATTCTGCTCGACGCCTTTGTCATCTCCTTCGCCGTGCTCAAGGCACACAGCCTGGCCGATGTCACCCTGAGCATGAAAAACATGATCGGCTGCGCGCCGCCAAGCTTCTACCAACAGGGCGGGCACTGGAAGAAATCGGCCTTTCACCGGCAGATGCACCGCGCCATCTTCGAACTCAACCTCTACCGCAAACCGGACCTGGCCCTGATCGACGCAAGTGTCGGCCTGGCCGAACACCACCTGGGCGGCCCGGTCTGCGACCCGCCGCCGAACCGGATCGTCGCCGGCTTCGATCCGGTTGCGGTCGATGCCGCCGGCGCCCTGCTGCTCGGCAAGGATTGGCGACAGATCCCCCACATTACCCTGGCCGACGGGGTTCTCGGAGACGCAACCATCGGCGAAACGGCCTTCCGTATGGCGCAGCGAGCGGAATCGGAGGCGAAACATTAA
- a CDS encoding M23 family metallopeptidase: MDFDFQPPRQSMAQRKGRWKLPALVLGCLLLLVLGFVLTRQPLVNPTEARTEPVAEIKPPPQPEVERTVIADTIDPGETLTSLLGDYLSPRDILLLSKKSEKVFPLSRICAGQPYRICLTDGRFERFEYDIDRDEELIVSRQEDDFVIERKPIPYDVRVDHVQGTIRSSLFEAVADIGEEAELALALADIFAWDIDFILDIRTGDSFQALVEKRFRDGKPAGYGRILAAEFSNRGRIFRAFLFQDGDKPPSYYDERGHSVRKAFLKAPLKFSRISSGFTMRRFHPIRKTWRAHPAIDYAAPTGTPIKAVGDGVISRKGYTKGNGNFVEIRHNSTYKTLYLHMSRFARGIRKGRRVRQGQVIGYVGSTGLATGPHLCFRMYRNGKPVNPTRIESPPMAPVSKANRQLFFDMIQPWIARLEQPSKERIIQARLEKAGDGRHDGR; encoded by the coding sequence ATGGATTTCGATTTTCAGCCCCCCCGCCAGAGCATGGCGCAACGCAAGGGCCGGTGGAAACTCCCCGCCCTGGTGCTGGGATGCCTTCTGCTGCTGGTCCTCGGCTTCGTGCTGACCCGGCAGCCGCTGGTCAACCCGACCGAAGCCCGCACCGAACCGGTGGCCGAAATCAAGCCCCCGCCACAGCCGGAAGTCGAGCGGACGGTCATCGCAGACACCATCGATCCCGGCGAAACCCTGACCTCCCTGCTCGGCGACTATCTCAGCCCGCGGGACATCCTCCTGCTCAGCAAGAAGAGCGAAAAGGTCTTCCCCCTCTCCCGCATCTGCGCCGGCCAGCCCTACCGCATCTGCCTGACCGACGGTCGGTTCGAACGCTTCGAATACGACATCGACCGCGACGAAGAGCTGATCGTTTCCCGCCAGGAGGACGACTTCGTCATCGAGCGCAAGCCCATCCCCTACGATGTCCGGGTCGACCACGTGCAGGGCACCATCCGCAGCAGCCTGTTCGAAGCGGTGGCCGACATCGGCGAAGAGGCGGAGCTGGCCCTGGCGCTGGCCGACATCTTCGCCTGGGATATCGACTTCATCCTCGACATCCGCACCGGCGACAGCTTCCAGGCCCTGGTCGAAAAACGCTTCCGCGACGGCAAGCCGGCCGGCTACGGCCGCATCCTGGCGGCCGAATTCTCCAACCGGGGCAGAATCTTCCGCGCCTTCCTCTTTCAGGACGGTGACAAACCACCGTCCTATTACGACGAACGGGGACACAGCGTGCGCAAGGCCTTTCTCAAGGCCCCGCTCAAGTTCAGCCGCATCTCCAGCGGCTTCACCATGCGCCGGTTTCACCCGATCCGCAAGACCTGGCGCGCCCACCCGGCCATCGACTACGCCGCGCCGACCGGCACGCCGATCAAGGCGGTGGGCGACGGCGTCATCAGCCGCAAGGGCTACACCAAGGGCAACGGCAACTTTGTCGAGATCCGCCACAACAGCACCTACAAGACCCTCTACCTGCACATGAGCAGGTTCGCCCGCGGCATCCGCAAGGGCCGCCGCGTCCGGCAGGGGCAGGTCATCGGTTACGTCGGCTCGACCGGTCTGGCGACCGGGCCGCACCTCTGCTTCCGCATGTACCGCAACGGCAAGCCGGTCAATCCGACCCGCATCGAGTCGCCGCCCATGGCGCCGGTTTCCAAGGCCAACCGCCAGCTCTTCTTCGACATGATCCAGCCCTGGATCGCCCGCCTCGAACAGCCGTCGAAGGAGCGGATCATCCAGGCCCGACTCGAGAAGGCCGGCGACGGCCGGCATGACGGGAGGTGA
- a CDS encoding TerC family protein — protein sequence MYWIADPEAWVALATLVALEIVLGIDNIIFITILVGRLPERQRRQGRLLGLGLAMVTRLLLLLSLSWIMGLTSPLFELFGRALSGRDLILLGGGLFLLVKSTFEIHASLEGEEETSVGGRGQSFVGVLVQIALLDIVFSLDSVITAVGLARDLPVMMLAIILAVLAMMLAAGAIGRFVEEHPTFKMLALSFLILIGVTLMADGLGLHVPKGYVYFAMGFSVAVELLNMKVRKRRSPVHLHRRVPVEKSEPARGEKA from the coding sequence ATGTACTGGATCGCCGATCCCGAGGCCTGGGTGGCGTTGGCCACGCTCGTCGCCCTGGAGATCGTTCTCGGCATCGACAACATCATTTTCATCACCATCCTGGTCGGCCGGCTGCCGGAACGGCAGCGCCGGCAGGGGAGGCTTCTCGGCCTGGGGCTGGCCATGGTCACCCGGCTGCTCCTTCTGCTCTCCCTGAGCTGGATCATGGGGCTGACCAGTCCGCTCTTCGAGCTGTTCGGCCGGGCCCTCTCCGGCCGCGATCTCATTCTGCTCGGTGGCGGGCTCTTTCTGCTGGTCAAGAGCACGTTCGAGATTCACGCCAGCCTCGAAGGCGAGGAGGAAACGTCGGTGGGCGGCAGGGGGCAGTCCTTCGTCGGCGTGCTGGTGCAGATCGCCCTGCTCGATATCGTCTTCAGCCTCGATTCGGTCATCACCGCGGTTGGCCTGGCACGGGATCTGCCGGTGATGATGCTGGCCATCATCCTGGCGGTGCTGGCGATGATGCTGGCGGCCGGCGCCATCGGCCGCTTCGTCGAGGAGCATCCGACGTTCAAGATGCTGGCCCTGAGTTTTCTCATTCTCATCGGCGTTACTCTGATGGCCGATGGACTCGGCCTGCATGTGCCCAAGGGCTATGTCTATTTCGCCATGGGTTTTTCGGTGGCGGTCGAACTGCTCAACATGAAGGTCCGTAAAAGAAGGTCGCCCGTGCATCTGCACAGGCGTGTCCCGGTGGAAAAGAGCGAACCGGCAAGAGGGGAGAAAGCATGA
- a CDS encoding B12-binding domain-containing radical SAM protein, with the protein MRVVLTTLHSRYIHPSLALPCLAAFCGDLDCEIRIREFTLQEPKESVLALLLAEKPDVVCFSVYLWNRVRTLELVDALHVASPGLRIVLGGPEVSFDGPELFARHPGLNALVRGEGEEPLRALLAAWSRGDEPGETPRLAWRQGERIVEGPDGPPLADLDRIPSPFAAGLVDTGRGQVYLETSRGCPYDCAFCMSALDDRVRSFSRPRIETDLRWLMQRQVPLVKLVDRTFNYDAGRARRIWRFILEHNRATRFHFEIGAHLLTDDCFELLATVPPETFQFEIGVQSTLPVTLQAIGRRASLERLEKNVRRLVRLGNIHLHLDLIYGLPGEGLDSFVASIDRVLALNPHHLQVEPVKLLPGAPLRRDAERLGIRFDPNPPYTVLATPQLDFDELEHLRTLGRLLDLTWNSGRVPRLFAALRHAGCSPATDLADLAGFCRAGDLLRHPLSQEGVFNLLWDWLRQRFSSTELPPLRTALGRDYAHSERVLPNRVPDFLRGDLTDGERRQVRQRVDAERAARRGDGSKLQFFAVPFNHLPGREKERVIALFLYRTASGRGREVEELWLTENGWFSP; encoded by the coding sequence ATGCGCGTCGTTCTGACCACCCTGCACAGCCGTTACATCCATCCGAGCCTGGCCCTGCCCTGCCTGGCCGCTTTCTGCGGTGATCTCGACTGCGAGATCCGCATCCGCGAATTCACCCTGCAGGAGCCGAAGGAGTCGGTCCTCGCCCTGCTGCTGGCCGAAAAACCGGATGTCGTCTGCTTTTCCGTCTACCTGTGGAACCGCGTCCGCACCCTGGAGCTGGTCGACGCCCTGCACGTCGCTTCTCCAGGGCTGCGCATCGTTCTAGGCGGACCGGAGGTCTCCTTCGACGGCCCCGAGCTCTTCGCCCGCCATCCCGGATTGAACGCACTGGTGCGCGGCGAGGGGGAAGAGCCGCTGCGCGCCCTGCTGGCGGCCTGGAGCCGGGGCGACGAGCCGGGCGAGACGCCGCGACTGGCCTGGCGGCAGGGCGAACGGATCGTCGAAGGCCCGGACGGCCCGCCGCTGGCCGATCTCGACCGCATCCCCTCGCCTTTCGCCGCCGGCCTGGTCGATACCGGGCGCGGCCAGGTCTATCTCGAAACCAGCCGCGGCTGCCCCTACGACTGCGCCTTCTGCATGAGCGCCCTCGACGACCGGGTGCGCAGCTTCTCCCGACCGCGCATCGAAACCGATCTGCGCTGGCTGATGCAGCGGCAGGTTCCGCTGGTCAAGCTGGTCGACCGCACCTTCAACTACGACGCCGGACGGGCCCGGCGCATCTGGCGCTTCATTCTCGAACACAACCGGGCAACCCGCTTTCATTTCGAGATCGGTGCCCACCTGCTCACCGACGACTGTTTCGAGCTGCTGGCGACGGTGCCGCCGGAGACGTTCCAGTTCGAGATCGGCGTGCAGTCGACCCTGCCCGTCACCCTGCAGGCCATCGGCCGCAGGGCCTCACTGGAACGACTGGAAAAGAACGTGCGCCGGCTGGTGCGCCTGGGCAACATCCACCTGCACCTGGACCTGATCTACGGCCTGCCGGGCGAAGGGCTGGACAGCTTTGTGGCCTCGATCGACCGGGTGCTGGCCCTGAACCCGCACCACCTGCAGGTCGAGCCGGTCAAACTGCTGCCGGGCGCTCCCCTGCGCCGCGACGCCGAACGACTGGGTATCCGCTTCGATCCGAACCCGCCCTATACCGTGCTGGCGACGCCGCAGCTCGACTTCGACGAACTGGAGCACCTGCGCACCCTCGGCCGGCTGCTCGACCTGACCTGGAACAGCGGCCGCGTGCCGCGCCTGTTCGCCGCCCTGCGCCATGCCGGCTGCAGCCCGGCCACCGACCTGGCCGACCTGGCCGGCTTCTGCCGCGCCGGCGACCTGCTGCGCCACCCGCTGAGCCAGGAGGGTGTGTTCAACCTGCTCTGGGACTGGCTGCGGCAGCGTTTCAGCAGCACGGAACTGCCCCCCCTGCGCACCGCCCTCGGCCGCGACTACGCCCACAGCGAGCGGGTGCTGCCGAACCGGGTACCCGACTTTCTGCGGGGAGATCTGACCGACGGGGAACGCCGGCAGGTCCGCCAACGGGTCGACGCCGAACGGGCCGCCCGGCGGGGTGACGGCAGCAAGCTGCAGTTCTTCGCCGTTCCCTTCAACCACCTGCCGGGGCGGGAGAAAGAACGGGTGATCGCCCTCTTCCTCTACCGCACCGCCAGCGGCCGGGGGCGCGAGGTGGAAGAGCTCTGGCTGACAGAGAACGGGTGGTTCTCACCATGA
- a CDS encoding ferritin family protein produces MERKEQLKAIVDLALSIDRKAEAIYHQLSNQADNDELKDFWQLMAEEEAEHNAFWVELNRAIDKGKIPMIFDDPRETFFELLEIDKRAAELVAVPNRRVSVGDAFRTAYKMEFYLLHPTFEVLFQLAEENAGIPSPDEDYQNHIRQFLEGFARFGGIDLSLELAGEFLVHVWRENRRTAKRMVELYGYRSIIPSCAGCGKIRDEQGKWVSSDSFIRESLHKELTHGVCPTCMKELYPEVPAPEGSGTSN; encoded by the coding sequence ATGGAAAGAAAGGAACAGCTCAAGGCCATTGTCGACCTGGCCCTGTCCATCGACCGCAAAGCCGAAGCCATTTATCATCAGCTCTCGAATCAGGCGGACAATGATGAGCTGAAAGATTTCTGGCAACTTATGGCCGAAGAAGAAGCGGAGCACAATGCATTCTGGGTTGAACTTAACCGGGCGATCGACAAAGGAAAAATCCCGATGATTTTCGATGACCCCCGAGAGACCTTTTTCGAGTTACTCGAAATCGACAAACGGGCGGCAGAGTTGGTTGCAGTTCCTAACCGGAGAGTGTCCGTAGGCGACGCCTTCCGCACTGCCTACAAAATGGAATTCTACCTGCTCCATCCAACCTTTGAAGTGCTGTTCCAGCTGGCCGAAGAAAATGCCGGAATCCCATCACCCGATGAGGATTACCAGAACCATATCCGCCAATTTCTAGAGGGTTTCGCCCGGTTTGGCGGCATCGACCTTTCACTGGAACTCGCCGGGGAATTCCTTGTTCATGTCTGGAGGGAAAACCGCCGTACGGCCAAACGCATGGTCGAGCTCTACGGCTATCGATCGATTATCCCCTCCTGCGCCGGATGCGGCAAGATAAGGGACGAACAAGGGAAATGGGTCAGCAGTGACAGTTTCATTCGCGAATCCCTGCACAAGGAGCTGACTCACGGCGTCTGCCCGACCTGCATGAAGGAGCTGTACCCGGAGGTTCCAGCTCCCGAAGGAAGCGGCACTTCCAACTGA
- a CDS encoding radical SAM protein, which produces MPKSRTILAVVADDSGEVFEHPGLLLAGGSGLTPRRPQDDELIPLPEGSRLFTVPGTPPVGFDRESGRLVTRDRLPRSWGGGKIQAVSVFLTPGYTRTLLPAAAWEAKSVTLPLWSYAAVGWCVEEERFYAAAVKVDGNTQWQPEHFDDRKLEPLVRRRLRRYPDNRLYEQLARCALDYHCFAAKNLFFGRWEAPLPTSPACNSRCIGCISLQEGECCPSSQERLTFVPTVDEICEVAVPHLEQAENAIVSFGQGCEGDPILQTPVICEAVRKMRRQTGRGTINFNSNASLPDAIDRLAEAGVESIRVSLNSVLEERYNAYYRPRGYRFADVIESIHRAKRNGMFTMLNYLVFPGVTDREDEYRALSDLVGSAGVDLIQMRNLAIDPVLYWSALGVDGAGFGMKRFLDRLKAEHPHLQYGYFNRTRENFYPRGDELWEMQGPGPADASLSGDG; this is translated from the coding sequence ATGCCCAAATCGAGAACCATCCTCGCCGTGGTCGCCGACGACAGCGGCGAGGTTTTCGAACATCCCGGCCTGCTGCTGGCCGGCGGCAGCGGCCTGACGCCGCGCCGGCCGCAGGACGACGAGCTGATCCCCCTGCCCGAAGGCAGCCGGCTCTTTACCGTTCCCGGCACGCCGCCGGTCGGTTTCGACCGCGAAAGCGGCCGGCTGGTGACCCGCGACCGGCTGCCGCGCAGCTGGGGCGGCGGGAAAATCCAGGCGGTCAGCGTCTTTCTGACGCCCGGCTACACCCGGACCCTGCTGCCGGCGGCCGCCTGGGAGGCGAAGTCGGTCACTCTGCCTTTGTGGTCCTACGCCGCCGTCGGCTGGTGCGTCGAGGAAGAACGTTTCTACGCTGCGGCGGTGAAGGTCGACGGCAACACCCAGTGGCAGCCGGAGCATTTCGACGACCGCAAGCTTGAGCCCCTGGTGCGCAGGCGGCTGCGGCGCTATCCGGACAACCGTCTCTACGAGCAGCTGGCCCGCTGCGCGCTCGACTACCACTGCTTCGCCGCCAAGAATCTCTTTTTCGGCCGCTGGGAGGCGCCGCTGCCGACCTCGCCGGCCTGCAACTCGCGCTGCATCGGCTGCATTTCGCTGCAGGAGGGGGAATGCTGCCCGTCGAGCCAGGAGCGGCTGACCTTCGTGCCGACGGTGGACGAAATCTGCGAGGTGGCGGTGCCGCACCTGGAGCAGGCGGAAAACGCCATCGTCTCCTTCGGCCAGGGCTGCGAGGGCGACCCGATCCTGCAGACGCCGGTCATCTGCGAGGCGGTGCGCAAGATGAGGCGGCAGACCGGGCGCGGTACCATCAACTTCAATTCCAACGCCTCGCTGCCGGACGCCATCGACCGCCTGGCCGAGGCGGGCGTCGAGTCGATCAGGGTTTCGCTCAACTCGGTGCTCGAAGAGCGCTACAACGCCTACTACCGGCCGCGCGGCTACCGGTTCGCCGACGTGATCGAGAGCATCCACCGGGCGAAACGCAACGGCATGTTCACCATGCTCAACTACCTGGTCTTTCCCGGTGTCACCGATCGGGAAGACGAATACCGTGCCCTGTCCGACCTGGTGGGCAGCGCCGGTGTCGACCTGATCCAGATGCGCAACCTGGCCATCGATCCGGTCCTCTACTGGTCGGCGCTCGGCGTCGACGGCGCCGGTTTCGGCATGAAGCGCTTTCTCGACCGGCTCAAGGCCGAGCATCCCCACCTCCAGTACGGCTATTTCAACCGCACCCGCGAGAACTTCTATCCGCGGGGAGACGAGCTGTGGGAGATGCAGGGGCCCGGACCCGCGGATGCCTCTCTTTCCGGCGACGGGTGA
- a CDS encoding YkgJ family cysteine cluster protein, whose amino-acid sequence MKNLQAFLDAQLELMQQVDAWFVATARELPADAIACRAGCSACCRGLFDISLIEALILRRAWEGLPADIRRRVRGKALMRLDELKQGWPHWQPPYLLNGMPDEEWTEMPEDDLTPCLLLAEDGRCLVYEVRPMTCRLHGLPAIDLDGTDFGSAVCSRNWLSENFDLRYPYRALFRRENALLRQFALQLTGRPFRELDTFIPLAVLIDFEAIDWRGPLLADPRG is encoded by the coding sequence GTGAAGAATCTGCAAGCCTTTCTTGACGCCCAGCTTGAGCTGATGCAGCAGGTCGATGCCTGGTTTGTCGCGACCGCGCGGGAGCTTCCCGCTGACGCCATCGCCTGTCGTGCCGGCTGCAGCGCCTGCTGCCGGGGGCTGTTTGATATCAGTCTGATTGAGGCGCTGATTTTGCGCCGGGCATGGGAGGGGTTGCCTGCCGATATCCGTCGTCGGGTGCGGGGCAAGGCCCTGATGCGGCTGGACGAATTGAAACAGGGCTGGCCGCACTGGCAGCCGCCGTATCTGCTCAACGGCATGCCGGACGAGGAATGGACCGAGATGCCGGAGGACGATTTGACGCCCTGTCTGCTGCTGGCCGAAGACGGGCGCTGCCTTGTTTATGAGGTCCGGCCGATGACCTGCCGACTGCACGGTTTGCCGGCCATCGACCTTGACGGTACCGATTTCGGTTCGGCGGTCTGCAGCCGCAACTGGCTGTCGGAAAATTTTGACCTGCGCTATCCCTATCGTGCCTTGTTTCGGCGCGAGAACGCACTGTTACGGCAGTTCGCCCTGCAACTGACCGGGCGCCCCTTCCGTGAACTCGATACCTTTATACCCCTGGCGGTGTTGATCGATTTTGAGGCAATCGACTGGCGTGGCCCGTTGCTGGCCGACCCTCGTGGCTGA
- a CDS encoding acyl carrier protein phosphodiesterase, translated as MNYLVHLYLSDPDPEVRLGNLLGDWVKGRLVAADWPAGVLRGLRQHRAVDRHSVTSPAVRASKARIDDRFGILKPILVDIFYDHLLAANWDDYHHQPLEQFAADNYLLFERYRELLPESFRPVARRMAEHNWLVSYRDVETVSIILKRLSQRLPRPNLLHEGAAELTRAHRELKNDLDLFLKEDLTTSGTDRR; from the coding sequence ATGAACTACCTTGTCCACCTCTATCTCTCCGACCCCGATCCCGAGGTCCGGCTCGGCAACCTGCTCGGCGACTGGGTCAAGGGCCGGCTGGTTGCCGCTGACTGGCCGGCGGGTGTGCTGCGCGGTTTGCGTCAGCATCGCGCCGTTGATCGTCACAGTGTCACCAGCCCGGCAGTGCGGGCCAGCAAGGCACGCATCGATGACCGGTTCGGCATCCTCAAGCCGATACTGGTCGACATTTTCTACGACCACCTGCTGGCTGCAAACTGGGATGACTACCACCATCAGCCACTGGAGCAATTCGCTGCTGACAACTACCTGTTATTTGAGCGCTACAGGGAGCTGTTGCCTGAATCCTTCCGCCCGGTCGCCAGGCGCATGGCGGAGCACAACTGGCTGGTTTCCTACCGGGATGTAGAGACAGTTTCGATCATCCTCAAACGTCTGTCACAAAGATTGCCCCGTCCCAATCTGCTCCATGAAGGAGCGGCGGAACTGACCCGCGCACACAGGGAGTTGAAGAACGACCTTGATCTTTTCCTGAAGGAAGACTTAACCACGAGCGGCACTGACCGGCGATAG
- the xthA gene encoding exodeoxyribonuclease III produces MKIVSFNVNGIRARLHQLAALVESHAPDIIGLQETKVQDADFPLDAVRELGYRVAWHGQKTHYGVAILSRQEPLAVHKGLPGEPDDAQRRCIIADFPLADGRRLRVVNGYFPQGENREHPVKFPAKRWFYARLRDYLVRECDPQQPLVVLGDMNVAPDDLDVGIGEQNARRWLRTGKCSFLPEEREWHRSLCDWGLTDSFRRLHPDVADRFSWFDYRSRGFEADPKRGLRIDQLLVTAPLAEKLTAAGIDYAIRGMEKPSDHCPCWAEFAL; encoded by the coding sequence ATGAAGATCGTCTCGTTCAATGTCAACGGCATTCGCGCCCGGCTGCATCAGCTGGCGGCGCTGGTGGAGAGTCACGCCCCCGATATCATTGGTCTGCAGGAGACCAAGGTGCAGGATGCCGACTTTCCGTTGGACGCCGTGCGCGAACTTGGCTACCGGGTGGCCTGGCACGGCCAGAAGACCCACTATGGTGTTGCCATCCTCTCCAGGCAGGAGCCGCTGGCGGTGCACAAGGGGCTGCCGGGCGAACCGGACGATGCCCAGCGGCGCTGCATCATCGCCGATTTTCCCCTCGCCGACGGCCGGAGACTGCGCGTGGTCAACGGCTATTTCCCCCAGGGCGAAAATCGGGAGCATCCGGTGAAGTTTCCGGCCAAGCGGTGGTTCTACGCCCGACTGCGCGACTATCTCGTGCGGGAATGCGACCCGCAGCAGCCGCTGGTGGTGCTGGGAGACATGAACGTCGCTCCCGACGATCTGGACGTCGGCATCGGCGAGCAGAACGCCCGCCGATGGCTGCGTACCGGCAAGTGTTCCTTCCTGCCGGAGGAGCGGGAATGGCACCGGTCCCTGTGCGACTGGGGGCTGACCGACAGCTTCCGCCGGCTGCATCCCGACGTCGCCGACCGTTTCAGCTGGTTCGACTACCGCTCCCGCGGTTTCGAGGCCGATCCGAAGCGCGGCTTGCGCATCGATCAGTTGCTGGTGACCGCGCCCCTGGCGGAAAAACTGACGGCGGCGGGGATTGATTACGCAATCCGGGGCATGGAGAAGCCGTCGGATCATTGCCCCTGCTGGGCGGAATTCGCTTTGTGA
- the recQ gene encoding DNA helicase RecQ, with the protein MSSAEQQLPGAGLAGTSVPDADPLLQVLDKVFGFRSFRPGQEGIIRALCNGRDAFVLMPTGGGKSLCYQLPALVREGTAIVVSPLIALMKDQVDSLRQLGVAAACYHSALGAAESRQLLARLHAGELDLLYVAPERLLSEGFLARLSDIDVALIAIDEAHCISQWGHDFRPEYLQLPVLREHFPGVPLAALTATADPQTRRDIVERLGLQQAHTHIASFDRPNIRYTVLEKARPFEQLQRFLARHRGESGIVYALSRKRTEEIAGKLAASGLRAAPYHAGLPDALRHSTQEAFLRDDLDIVVATVAFGMGIDKPNVRFVVHYDLPKNLESYYQETGRAGRDGLTSEALLLFGYGDIALVRSLIEQSENPEQVRIELHKLNAMVAYAEERGCRRRTLLGYFGESLEEDCGNCDTCLDPPETWDATEDARKALSCVYRVGQRFGVGYVVEVLRGADNERVRRNNHQTLSTWGIGADKSSDHWSSLLRQLIQRGYLHQDIGNYSVLKLTERARPLLRGEESLELPVPRLRVRAVKKPKKSRGPIGDYDQTLFERLRTRRKQIADAQGIPPYMVFSDATLAEMAAVVPQTAQELLQINGVGLTKLERFGADFLEELGQGGEA; encoded by the coding sequence ATGTCGTCCGCTGAACAGCAACTGCCGGGGGCCGGCCTTGCCGGAACATCTGTCCCGGATGCCGATCCGCTGCTGCAGGTCCTCGATAAGGTGTTCGGGTTCCGCTCCTTCCGCCCCGGCCAGGAGGGAATCATCCGGGCGCTCTGCAACGGGCGGGACGCCTTCGTGCTGATGCCGACCGGCGGCGGCAAGTCGCTCTGCTACCAGTTGCCCGCCCTGGTGCGGGAGGGGACGGCGATCGTCGTCTCGCCGCTGATCGCCCTGATGAAGGACCAGGTCGACAGCCTGCGCCAGCTCGGTGTCGCCGCGGCCTGCTACCATTCGGCGCTCGGCGCCGCCGAGTCCCGGCAGCTGCTGGCCCGGTTGCACGCCGGCGAGCTCGACCTGCTCTACGTTGCCCCGGAGCGCCTTCTCTCCGAAGGATTTCTGGCCCGCCTGTCCGATATCGACGTCGCCCTGATCGCCATCGACGAGGCCCACTGCATCAGCCAGTGGGGACACGACTTCCGTCCCGAGTACCTGCAGCTGCCGGTGCTGCGCGAACATTTTCCCGGAGTGCCGCTGGCGGCGCTGACCGCCACCGCCGATCCCCAGACCCGGCGTGACATCGTCGAGCGGCTCGGTTTGCAGCAGGCGCATACCCACATCGCCAGCTTCGACCGGCCCAACATCCGCTACACGGTGCTCGAGAAGGCGCGCCCCTTCGAGCAGCTGCAGCGCTTTCTCGCCCGCCACCGGGGCGAGTCGGGGATCGTCTACGCCCTGTCGCGCAAGCGTACCGAAGAGATCGCCGGCAAGCTGGCCGCCAGCGGGCTGCGCGCCGCCCCCTACCACGCCGGGCTGCCGGATGCGCTGCGCCACTCCACCCAGGAGGCGTTTCTGCGTGACGACCTCGACATCGTGGTCGCCACGGTCGCCTTCGGGATGGGGATCGACAAGCCGAACGTGCGCTTCGTGGTCCATTACGATCTGCCGAAGAACCTCGAGAGCTACTACCAGGAGACCGGCCGTGCCGGCCGGGACGGGCTCACCTCCGAGGCGCTGCTGCTGTTCGGCTACGGCGACATCGCCCTGGTGCGCAGCCTGATCGAGCAGTCGGAGAATCCGGAACAGGTCCGCATCGAACTGCACAAGCTGAACGCCATGGTCGCCTACGCCGAGGAGCGGGGCTGCCGGCGGCGGACCCTGCTCGGCTATTTCGGCGAGTCCCTGGAAGAGGATTGCGGCAACTGCGACACCTGCCTCGATCCGCCGGAGACCTGGGACGCCACCGAGGATGCCCGCAAGGCGCTCTCCTGCGTCTACCGGGTCGGGCAGCGCTTTGGGGTCGGCTACGTGGTCGAGGTGCTGCGCGGCGCTGACAACGAGCGGGTCCGGCGCAACAACCACCAGACCCTGTCGACCTGGGGGATCGGTGCCGACAAGAGCAGCGACCACTGGAGCAGCCTGCTGCGCCAGCTGATCCAGCGCGGCTATCTCCATCAGGATATCGGCAACTACTCGGTGCTGAAGCTGACCGAGCGGGCCCGGCCCCTGCTGCGCGGCGAAGAGAGCCTCGAACTGCCGGTTCCGCGGCTGCGGGTCAGGGCAGTGAAGAAGCCGAAGAAGAGCCGGGGGCCGATCGGTGATTACGACCAGACCCTGTTCGAACGCCTGCGCACCCGCCGCAAACAGATCGCCGATGCGCAGGGGATTCCACCCTACATGGTCTTCTCTGACGCCACCCTGGCGGAAATGGCCGCCGTGGTGCCGCAGACCGCCCAGGAGCTGCTGCAGATCAACGGGGTCGGCCTGACCAAGCTGGAGCGTTTCGGGGCGGATTTTCTGGAAGAATTGGGGCAGGGCGGTGAGGCGTGA